In Candidatus Cloacimonadota bacterium, the DNA window TGAATAATAAACACCGAATAACGAATATTGAATGATGAATAATGAATAGTGAATGACCCCAGTGAAGAAATCCCGATATATCCGTTCTCTGTAGTCCCGATGATCCCCGATTTAATCGGGGAGGACGAAGGGTGAATCGGGACACGGGCAGGCTCAATGGCTAAATATAAAGACATTCAAAATCAACAAGATAAACGGGAGATAACAATAAATAAAGTCGGCGTAAAAGGATTAAAGTATCCGATAGTTTTAGAAGACAGGAAGTATGGGAAACAGAATACCACTGCAGCTGTTAATATGTATGTTGAATTGTCTTCGAATTTTCGTGGTACGCATATGAGTAGATTCGTTGAAATTCTAAATCATTATCATAAAGAAACCATTGTTGATAATCTTGAAAACCTGCTTTTAGAAATGAAGAAGAAATTAGATGCAAATATCGCATATATTGAATTTGAATTTCCATATTTTATAAAAAAGCAAGCCCCTGTTTCAAAAGAGGAATCGCTAATGTCATATAATTGTAAGTTTGATGCAAAGTTAGATAAAAAATTTCAATTTGAGATGTCTGCTACTGTTCCTGTTATTAGTCTTTGCCCTTGCTCAAAGGAAATTAGTGATTTTGGGGCTCATAATCAGAGAACTTATGTTACAGCAAAAATAATGTATAAAGATTTCGTTTGGTTAGAAGAATTAATAGAAATAATTGAGAAATCGGGGAGTAGTGAATTATATTCAATGTTAAAAAGAGCTGACGAAAAATATGTCACAGAAAAATCTTATAATAATCCAAAATTTGTAGAAGATATTGTTCGTGAGGTTGCAGAAAAATTAAAGAATGACAAAAGAATTACTTTTTACAAAGTTGAAGCAGAAAGCATTGAGTCTATTCATAATCATAATGCGTATGCGATGGTGAAGGGGTAATAAGTTAAATGTTAGAAGTAATAAGTTAGAAGTTAGTCCCACGATTTAATCGAGGATAATTGAGTACACAAAATATCAAGAACAAAAATAAATAATGAAAAAGTTTGTGTCAGTTCGTGTTAGTTAGTGGCAAAATTTTAGACATGAAAACTTTAGGAATAGATATTGGCGGAACTAATATCAAATATGGAGTTATTCAATGCGAATTACAAATTAGAAATTATAAATTAAAATTTAAAAATTCAGTAAAAACAGAGGCTTCAAAAGACAAAGAATTTATTATTAAGAAAATTATTTCAATAATTGAGAAATGTAAAAATGATTATGATATAAACTCCATAGGCATTGGTGTTGCTGGACTTGTTGATTATAAAAAGGGGATTATTTTTGAATCACCCAATCTTCCGGATTGGAAAGATATAAATCTAAAAAATGAATTGAAAGTAGTAAATCTGCCAATATTTATTGATAATGATGCAAACTGTTTTGCTTATGGTGAGTATTTACTCAGAAACGATAAAACAATAAGAAATTTAATTGGAATCACGCTTGGAACTGGAATTGGTGGTGGACTGATTATTAATGGAAAACTTTATCATGGAAATTATGGCTTTGCTGCAGAGATTGGCCATATTAAGGTTGTGCCAGATGGCAGAAGATGCAACTGCGGGCAGAATGGATGCTTAGAAGCCTATTCTTCGGGTTTTGCAATTGAAAAAAAGAGTAAAGAAATCTTTGGCGAAAAAATCGCAGTTAGTTCACTTTACAAAATGGCTTTAAAAGATAATAGAAATGCAATAGAGATATTCA includes these proteins:
- the folE2 gene encoding GTP cyclohydrolase FolE2; amino-acid sequence: MAKYKDIQNQQDKREITINKVGVKGLKYPIVLEDRKYGKQNTTAAVNMYVELSSNFRGTHMSRFVEILNHYHKETIVDNLENLLLEMKKKLDANIAYIEFEFPYFIKKQAPVSKEESLMSYNCKFDAKLDKKFQFEMSATVPVISLCPCSKEISDFGAHNQRTYVTAKIMYKDFVWLEELIEIIEKSGSSELYSMLKRADEKYVTEKSYNNPKFVEDIVREVAEKLKNDKRITFYKVEAESIESIHNHNAYAMVKG
- a CDS encoding ROK family protein, which produces MKTLGIDIGGTNIKYGVIQCELQIRNYKLKFKNSVKTEASKDKEFIIKKIISIIEKCKNDYDINSIGIGVAGLVDYKKGIIFESPNLPDWKDINLKNELKVVNLPIFIDNDANCFAYGEYLLRNDKTIRNLIGITLGTGIGGGLIINGKLYHGNYGFAAEIGHIKVVPDGRRCNCGQNGCLEAYSSGFAIEKKSKEIFGEKIAVSSLYKMALKDNRNAIEIFNEAFEKLGIVCAGLINLLNPDIIVFGGGLSNMREFLLIPVKKVIQKNCYKKLYEKVRIEVSQSDIDSGIIGAAYLLHSNK